GCCTGGAAAGGGCACTGCCTTTTGATGTGTTTCGAAAACTGACGCATAATCTCCCGGCTTTGGAGAGCCTTTTCTTCGGCTTGTCCGGCTTGTTGAGAAGTGAGAAATGTAAAGATCCCTATTTTCTCTCGCTCAGGAAAGAGTATTTGTATTTGAAAACTAAATACAACCTCAGTGCTGATGCCTGCCATACCCCTCTATTCTTTTCTTTAAGACCTCATAATTTTCCAACGATACGATTATCCCAACTTGCACGATTATACCACCAATGTCCTAACCTGTTCGATAGCCTGAGGAGAGCTAAGTCTCTAGCTACTATGAAAACCCTTCTAAATACCAGGGCCAGTCCCTATTGGAATAGCCATTATACTTTTGGCAAGAACGGAATTTATAGCGTAAAGAAATTGAGCGATTCCTTCAAAGACCTACTCTTATTAAATACTGTATTTCCAGTATTGCGTTGTTATGGTGCATATACAGGGGAAGTTCTTGACACACAGATAAAGAAGTGGAGCAAAGGGTTGAGAGGAGAACAGAACAATCTAATCCGTACATTTAGGAAAGAAGGTATCCGTTCACAAAATGCCTATGAATCTCAATCGCTAATCCATCTATACACACATTACTGCAAAAAAAATAAATGCCTTCAATGCCAGTGGGGTACATATATATTGTATGGAAAATAGTAATTTTAAGGCATGAATATTTTTTACCGCCTGCTGTACTTTTTTCAAAAACGAGGGTTTGAGGTCTCAAGACGAATTGCGGAACGTTTGGGAATTAGAGCCCGTGTGGTGCGAACAACTTTTATATACCTGACCTTTGTTACCCTGGGGTTTGGATTTGCGCTATACCTGTTTTTGGCATTTTGGCTGCGGATAAAAGACCTGATCTATACCAAACGCACTTCAGTTTTTGACCTTTAATATGCTACGACTCTTTCGTTCCAAGATCTACCTGGCCATCGGTTTGATGATTACCGTACTGATGATCGGAATTATGGGATATCGATATATTTCCGATTACAGCTGGTTAGATGCCTTGTACATGACCATCATTACCGTGACTACTGTCGGGTTTATGGAGGTTAAACCATTAGATGCCGAAGCAAAGATCTTTACGGTGATGCTCATTATTAGTAGTGTGATCATATTTTCCTTTGCACTATCGGTAATTTCAGAATATATTCTGAGCAGAAATTCTTTACAACTTCTAAAAAAGAAAAAAGTGAGAAATCAGATCAACAATTTAAACAATCATGTAATCGTTTGTGGTTTCGGACGAAATGGTATGCAGGCTGCAGAGCGATTAAAGGCGTACAAGAGACCGTT
This DNA window, taken from Muriicola soli, encodes the following:
- a CDS encoding PspC domain-containing protein; translation: MNIFYRLLYFFQKRGFEVSRRIAERLGIRARVVRTTFIYLTFVTLGFGFALYLFLAFWLRIKDLIYTKRTSVFDL
- a CDS encoding DUF2851 family protein, which produces MQEIVLHRIWESQLFPINVLTTTSGETIQVIKIGKRNPYSGPDFQHARIRIGDKEWSGHVELHIKASDWYLHGHQRDPAYDTVILHVVWEANFDVRRRDGTLIPTLSLSEVVSGKVITMSEKTKSPGDHKGLACTGLLSAVPENFVISWREGLFWQRLNKKCEEIDLWGKESNFNWELVLFKAFLKGFGLNHNGKAFLSLERALPFDVFRKLTHNLPALESLFFGLSGLLRSEKCKDPYFLSLRKEYLYLKTKYNLSADACHTPLFFSLRPHNFPTIRLSQLARLYHQCPNLFDSLRRAKSLATMKTLLNTRASPYWNSHYTFGKNGIYSVKKLSDSFKDLLLLNTVFPVLRCYGAYTGEVLDTQIKKWSKGLRGEQNNLIRTFRKEGIRSQNAYESQSLIHLYTHYCKKNKCLQCQWGTYILYGK